The Anomaloglossus baeobatrachus isolate aAnoBae1 chromosome 10, aAnoBae1.hap1, whole genome shotgun sequence genome has a segment encoding these proteins:
- the GPT2 gene encoding alanine aminotransferase 2 produces MRLRSALRDVLRGRKYSSSAAGAPAVRPARDRILTLQSMNPRVRAVEYAVRGPIVMKAGEIEKELQQGIKKPFSEVIKANIGDAHAMGQQPITFLRQVVALCTYPDLMDNPRFACDAKDRARRILESCGGQSLGSYSASQGVTCIREDVARYIERRDGGVPTDPDDIYLTTGASDGIASILKILVSGEGKSRTGVMIPIPQYPLYSAAISELGAVQVNYYLDEEQCWALDVTELRRALYQAKEHSNPKVLCIINPGNPTGQVQSRRCIEEVIHFAYEEGLFLLADEVYQDNVYSEDCDFHSFKKVLFEMGPEYSGHVELASFHSTSKGYTGECGYRGGYMEVVNLHPDVKAQLVKMLSVRLCPPVSGQAAMDVVVNPPQPDEESYQQFMQEKEAVLSTLAHKAKLTEEWFNQVPGIQCNPLQGAMYAFPRIFIPPGAVDKAKELQMAPDMFYCMRLLEETGICVVPGSGFGQRDGTYHFRMTILPPLEKLRLLLQSVKDFHIRFLEEFS; encoded by the exons ATGAGGCTCCGCTCCGCGCTCCGGGACGTCCTGCGGGGACGGAAGTACAGCAGCTCCGCCGCCGGGGCCCCCGCCGTCCGCCCCGCCCGGGACCGGATCCTCACCCTGCAGTCCATGAACCCGCGGGTCCGGGCAGTGGAGTACGCGGTGCGGGGGCCCATCGTGATGAAAGCCGGAGAGATCGAGAAGGAGCTGCAGCAG GGAATCAAGAAACCATTCAGCGAGGTCATCAAGGCGAATATCGGTGACGCGCACGCCATGGGGCAGCAGCCAATCACATTTCTCCGACAG GTCGTCGCTCTCTGCACATATCCAGATCTGATGGATAATCCGCGATTTGCTTGTGATGCTAAAGACCGGGCGCGGCGCATCCTGGAGTCGTGCGGAGGACAGAGCCTTG GTTCCTACAGCGCCAGTCAGGGGGTCACCTGTATCCGGGAAGATGTGGCCCGGTATATTGAGCGGAGGGACGGAGGGGTCCCCACAGACCCAGACGATATATATCTCACCACAGGAGCCAGTGACGGCATCGCG AGCATCCTGAAGATCCTGGTGTCGGGGGAGGGGAAGTCCCGGACGGGGGTTATGATCCCCATCCCCCAGTATCCTCTATACTCGGCGGCCATATCTGAGCTGGGCGCGGTGCAGGTGAATTACTACCTGGACGAAGAGCAGTGCTGGGCTCTGGACGTGACTGAGCTGCGGAGGGCGCTATACCAGGCCAAGGAGCACTCCAACCCCAAAGTGCTGTGCATTATAAACCCCGGGAACCCCACAG GACAGGTGCAGAGCCGCCGCTGCATAGAGGAGGTCATCCACTTCGCCTATGAGGAGGGGCTGTTTCTTCTGGCGGACGAG GTCTATCAGGACAACGTCTACTCCGAGGACTGTGACTTCCATTCCTTCAAGAAAGTCCTGTTCGAGATGGGACCGGAGTACAGCGGCCACGTGGAGCTCGCCTCCTTCCACTCCACCTCCAAGGGGTACACGGGAGA GTGTGGGTATCGTGGGGGGTACATGGAGGTGGTAAACCTGCACCCAGACGTTAAGGCGCAGCTGGTGAAGATGCTGTCTGTGCGCCTGTGCCCCCCGGTGTCCGGCCAGGCCGCCATGGATGTCGTGGTGAACCCCCCTCAGCCGGACGAGGAGTCCTACCAGCAGTTTATGCAG GAGAAGGAGGCCGTTCTCTCCACCCTCGCTCACAAGGCTAAGCTGACGGAGGAATGGTTCAACCAGGTCCCCGGCATTCAGTGTAACCCCCTGCAGGGGGCCATGTACGCCTTCCCCCGGATCTTCATTCCTCCTGGTGCCGTAGACAAGGCTAAG GAATTGCAGATGGCCCCGGACATGTTTTACTGCATGCGGTTACTGGAGGAGACCGGGATCTGTGTGGTTCCCGGAAGCGGCTTCGGGCAGCGAGACGGGACGTACCACTTCAG GATGACTATTCTTCCTCCGCTGGAGAAGCTGAGACTCCTATTGCAGAGCGTGAAGGATTTTCACATTCGTTTCCTGGAGGAATTTTCTTGA